Part of the Wolbachia endosymbiont of Ctenocephalides felis wCfeJ genome, GAGATAACATCAACAGAAATTCCTGCTTTAGTTAAATTTTTTGCTATTTCTATTCTTTCTGCTTTTCTACTATTTTTTTCACTAAGTTGGGTAGATTTGGTTAATAAATAAAATACTTTACGTAACTCTTGATCGTTAATTGTTTTATATTCTTTCATCAGATTTGATATCTCTTCTCCTTCATTTGCAAGGTAGTCTTTTGGTATTGGGATGAGATCTTTAATACTTACTGATAATGCTTCCACTATGGCATATAGTTTCTCAATCGAAATTCTACGGGTGCCTTTTTCATATTGTGATACTATCTGACGTGTTGTACCAATTTTTTCAGCTAAAGCCTCCTGAGTGTAACCTCGCTTCAACCTCCAATATTTTACTTTTTGTCCTACTTGATAGTCTAAGGAATCGTGATTAGTGGTCACTCTTTTTCACAAAAATAAACATTACACAGGTTAATATGAAATTTCCACTAAATGTTGACGTTAAATTTCGAGCTCTTTTACCTCCTCTCAAATAATTTTTCAATATCACTTCGTTTCATTTCTATATACGTTGGTCTGCCATGGTTACACTGCCCAGAATTTGGTGTTTCTTCCATTTGCCTTAGCAACTCATTCATCTCTTCAAAGTTCATTTTTCTTCCTGCTCTAATTGATCCGTAACACGCGATTGTGGCCAATATTTTGTTCACTTTATCTTCTATAGGCAGCGTATCTTCTATTTCTGTTAATCTATCAACTATATTTATCAGCATCTCTTTTACATCTATTGCTCCCAAAATTGCTGGAAACCCTTTCACTATAACTTTGTTCTCTGCTTTGATCTCAATCTCAAAACCCATTTCATAAAGCTTATCTTTATAAATTTCAACCATCTCCATTCCTGCTTGATTTTTAATTTCAACTATTTCAGGAAAAAGCAGTTCTTGCCTTTTTATGTTTGATTTTTGTTTTAAGCACTCATACACTAACCTCTCATGGGCCGCATGTTGATCGACTACAACTAGTTTGTCTAGACCTTCAGCAATTATATAAGTGTTGTAGACCTGACAGCGTACAAACCCTAGAGGGTAGCTCTCTATTAAATTAACTTGTTTTTCTTCCTTGGCTATTGTTTCCTTTTGTGATGCAAGTTTCTGCATTTCAAGCAATCCTGACCCTTCTGACAAACCTTTATTCGGTGCAGCAAACTCTTTTATTAGTCGATTCTCTACAGAACTTGGTCTCCTTTCGTAGAACTCTTTTCTACTTTTCTCTTTTCTGTTCTTTATATTATTAATTAATTCATTGCTTCCTTCTCTAGCATCAAAAGCTGCTCTTCTCACAATTTTTTCTGTCATTCCTAATCCGCCAACATCGTTTGCTGCAGGACTACCTATTCTCTTTGATAATGTCTTAATCAGCCCTCTTCTCACTATTTCATATATTAGCCTCTTATTCTGAAATCTTACTTCTGATTTATTTGGATGCACATTTACATCTACTTGATCGTATGGTATTTCTAAGTGCAGCACCGCAAAAGGATATCTGTCGCTTGGAATCAAATCATGATATGCGTATCGAATTGCACCAACAAGTAGATTGTCTTTTATTGGCCTTCTATTAACAAACGTATAGATCTGAGTTGAATTGCCTCGATTGATAGTTGGTTTACAGATGTGTCCCGTAAGTTTGATGCCGTCTTCTTCCTCTTTAACTTCCAGCGAATTGCTCTGAAATTCTTCTTCTGTTTCACATAATCTGTTAAATAATGAAGTTTGCTTAACATATTTTAAGAGCTTTTTATTACCGGAAGTGAGAGTAAACCCAATACTATAGTTAATCATCGCTAAGTTATTTACAATGTCAACAATGCTTTGTGTTTCTGCCCTCTCGGTTTTTAGAAATTTTAATCTATTTGGTGTGGCAAAAAATAAGTCACGAATTTCAATATATGTACCTTGCAACAAAGAACAAGGGGTAATCTCTCTTATTTTTTCTCCTCCCTCATATCTTATAGACCATGCTTCCTTTGCTCCACTTGCCTTAGATGATAATTTCATTCTACTTACTGCTGCAATTGAAGGTAAAGCTTCTCCTCTAAACCCAAGGTGCTTGATCTCTATTAACTCACTATCGCTTAATTTTGAAGTAGCGTGGCGCATAAACGCAAGTTCCAAATCTTCCTTTTCTATTCCATTTCCATTATCTGTCACAGTGATAAAGTTACGCCCACCACTTTCTATTTTGATCTCTATTTCTGCACTTCCAGCATCTATTGCATTTTCTACTAATTCCTTTACTACACTTGCTGGCCTCTCTATTACCTCTCCCGCTGCTATACGATTTATAGTTTTTGTGTCTAAAAGAATTATTGCCATATTTTCAATTCTCAGTCTGATGAAGATATAGCTTTAATGTTAATAAAAATCAATCTCTATTAGGCATCTTCACTAATTTCAAAACAGAAATAATTGTAAAAAACCCAGGCCAAAATTTTATGGCAAGCTCTCCTGTAGTTTAATTTTAGTTGAATATTTCTTCAGAATTGTGTATAATTATTAATGCTTTTTACCTTACTCTCTCATGGCTCTTTCGAAGTTTCTCGATCCAAAAAATGATATATCGTTCAAGCGCATCTTTGGCACTGAAAAAAATAAAGATATCCTTATTCACTTTCTTAATGATATTCTTGGCTCCACTGGCAAAAGTACAATACAGGATATAGAGTTCTTAGGTACTATTCAAGACCCTGATATTGCTTCTAAAAAACAAAGCATTGTTGATGTTCTTTTTTCAAGTATAGTTGAAAAGTGGGCCTACTTTTTTAGATATGCAGATGAAACTAGTGAAGAAGAGCTAGAGAGAATAATAGGAAGTGATCTAATAATTAAAAGAGCATATGAAGAACTAAATAGGTTCAACTGGTCAGAAAAAGAATTTATTGCCTATAAACAAGAGATCAAGCGCATTCGTGACGAACAGGCTGTCCTTGCTCAAAAACTCGATGATGCTACTCAAAAAGGTAGACTAGAAGGCATCCAAATCGGCCATGAAAAAGGTAAAATTGAAGGTAAAATTGAAGTTGCAAGAAACTCACTCAAGGCCGGTGTTTCTATAGATGTTATAGCTCAAATTACTGGTCTCTCTCATTCTGAAATTTTACAACTCAAAGAAAAAACATAATATTTACTTATTCACTTTAACATTTATGAAAACCTTTCCTAAGTTAGATATATCCCGTAATTAAGAATCTAGTGAACTGTCTAAAATGGCTATAAAGATTGCACATAGAATTATATAAATTACTATCATAACGTTACCCAAACTTCTATATCAAAGCTACGTGCTGTAAGTTTAATATGGAAAGTACATTAACCACTTAGCATTTAATGTCTACTTCACCCATTTTAGTATTAGAACCATCAAACTTGGTCTGGTATCCCTAATTATTTTGGCTACCCTTACTTTAAATTCTATTATAATCTTTTCACTATTTGACGTATCATATCTTCCATATTCTCATCTACTTACTCAAAGTATTTCCAAGCTTGGTTACTCCTACATCAGAAAGACAAGTTGATACTTTGTCCTTCGAATGGCTTTGAATAGAAGCATTACTTAAATAACTTTGAGGCTCTAAACTCATTTGCTTTCCACCATCAACTTCTAATCTATCATCTCCGTTGTGTAATATCTGCTCTATTGGTTGATTTAGCAGACCCTTATTAAATTGAGCTATAAACTTGTCAAATTTCTTCGGACTTAATTTACCAGCTTCTTCACTAGGACACGCTTTCTCTACATAAGATTTTAAAATCCCTGAAATTTCATTAAATTTACCACTCATAACTTTTCTAGTAATCTCTTTCTGCATTCCCATATAATCAATATTTAATCGATGCATTGATACACCACTTTTTAATCCAGCTTGCTCTACTACTTTCTTAAATTCCTCCGTAATATTTAATGCATAGCCCTGTGCTTCTGGTGGAGATATAGACTGATCTTCTGTAGAAATATACTTTTGACCCGTAACTTTTCTGATCAATAAATCAAGTAACATTATTGTACCATTTACATCTATTTGCGCATCAGCTTGTGAGATTGAATTTATAGTATTTGATGTTCCTACAGGTTTAGAACTTAACAATCCACCTATTGAGCTCTTTACCCAATCAAATAAACCATTTATCCATAAAGATGGTCTTGTACTACTACTTGCTGCTATCTCAGGTTGATTACTTGATAAGTGACCATGATAACAATCGTGACCCCCATGATGATAACGGCATTTGCGTTGTGCGGATTTTCCTCTTCCTTCACTAACTTTAGCAATGTCTAACGGTACTTTACCATCACTGTTTTTAGCATTAAAATTAGCCCCATTGTTTATAAGATACTTGACTATACCTAAATGACCTTCCGATACAGCACAATGAAGTGGTGTCCTATTTTCTTCATCAGCAACATTAACATCAACACCTTTTTCAACAAGATACCTTACTATATCTAAATGACCATTTAAAGAAGCATCATACAGAGGAGTTCTATTATCAAGATTTTTAATTTTTAAATTAGCTCCTTTTTCCACAAGATGTTTTACAACGCTCAAATTACCATTCCAGGAAGCATAATGTAAAGGAGTACTACCGTTACTATCTTTAGCATCTAAATTGGCACCTTGAGTGATAAAACTTTTGATTTTATTGAGATCACCACTTTCTGCAGCAGCCAACAATTCTTCATCTAAATTTAATTGCATTCGTTCTATTACTTGTACTATATTTACGTAACCTTTTTTAGCAGCTAAGTTTAAAGGTGTTCTATTATATTTGTCTTTAATTCTGATGCTAGCGCCTCTATCAAGAAGGAGCTCGACTATACTTAACTTGTTTCCTTGCACAGCTGCATGCAAAGGCGTCGAGCAATCATTAGTTACGTCATTAATGTCATTAGCATCCTTATCTAAAAGAAATTCAACTATTTCAAACTTATTACTATACCGAGCAGCTACATGTAGAGGCATATTGCCGTATATATCTCTAGCTTTAATATTAGCGTTCTTATCAAATAGAAACTTAACTACATCAAATTTGTCACTGGAAGCAGCAAAGTGTAAAGGTGTCCATTCATATCTGTCTTTAACTTCAATATCAGCACCTTTATCAAGGAAAAATTGAACCATATCCAGATTGCCTTCCTGAACGGCAAAATGCAAAGGTGTTTCACCATCCTCACCTTTAGCATTAACATTAGCACCCTGATTAACAAGATCTTTAACTTTCCTAAAATCTCCACCTTGTACTGCAGCCAACAATTGTTTATCTAAACCTAATTGTGTTTGTTGTAAATACTCTACAACATCGTCATATTTTTGATCGATCGCGATATTTGACGGTGTTCCACCATTCTTATCTTTAGCATTGATATCAGCTCCTTTTTCTATCAGAAATTTTGCAACCTCTGGTTGGCCGAACCTAGCAGCATAGTGTAGTGGTGTCCAACCATTTTTATCAGCCTCATCAACGCTCACTCCCTTTTCAAGAAGAAACTCTATAACACTTTCACTATTATTTTCAGCAGCAACATGTGTAGGCTTTTTACCAGCAGTAGAAGTGTCTGCAGCATTGATATCAGATCCTTTTTCTATCAAGAACCTTGCAACCTCTAAGCGGCCTCTCCATGCTGCATAGTGCAGTGGCGTATAACCTTGCTTGTCAGTATCATTAACACCTACTTCTTTGCTGAGAAGAAACTCTATAATATTTTTATTATTGTTCTCAATAGCAATATGTATAGGTCTGCTGCCATAAAGATTTTCACTTGCAGCATTAACATCAGCACCTTTCTTTACTAAAAACTCTGCAACTTCTAAATGACCTTTATACGCAGCCCAATGTAGTGGTGTCCAACTGTACTTATCTCTAGTATTAACATTAGCATTAGCATTCCGACTAACAAGACCTTTAGCTTCATTGAGATTACCATCTTGTACTGCGGTCAACAATTCTTCATCTAAATCTGATTGTACTTTTTCTATCATTTCTACTATATTTGTGTAATCTTCTTGTTTGGCCAGATCTAGAGATGTTTTACCATTTTTATCTTTAACTGCAATACTTGCACCTTTTCTGAGAAGGAATTGAACCGTATTTGGCTTATCTTCTCGTATAGCTAAATGTAAAGGCGTTTTACCGTTATTAGTTATATCATTAATACCACTAAGATCTCTGCTCAAAATAAACTCAATTACTTCAAGTGTGCCATCATGTTGGACAGCTACGTGTAAAGGTGCTTCACCATCTTTGTTTTTAGCCTTTAAGCTAGCTCCCTCTTGGATAAGATATTCTACTACTTTTACATGACCATTATTACAAGCATTATGTAAAGGAGTATTATTACTGTTATCTTTCGCCTCTAAACTAGCACCTTGGCTAACAAGAGCTTTGACTCTATTAAGATCGTCACCTTTTACTGTAGCTAACAATTCTTCATCTAAATCTAATTGTGTTTTTTTCAAAAATTCTATTATACTTATATAATTCTTTTGAAGAGCCAAATCTAAAGGTGTTTTACCATATTTATTTTTAGCTTTTAAGCTAGCTCCCTTTTTGATAAGATATTTTACTGCTTCCAAATGATCATTCTGAGAAGCATAATGTAAAAGAGTGTTACCATTGCTATCTTTCACCTCTAAGCTAGTACCTTGGCTAATAAAATCCTCAACTTTATTAAGATCACCATTTTTACTGCAGATAACAGTTTTTTATCCAACTCTAACTGCATCTGCTTTATCACTTTTGCTATATCTGTGTGACCCTTCTGCTTAGCCAAATCTAAAGGTGTTTTACCATCTCTGTCTTTAACCTTTAAGCTGACTCTCTTCCCGATAAAATATTCTACTACTTTATCAAGATTACCATCCCTTGCATTAATTAATAACCCTTGATCCAACTCCGCCTTCTTCAAAATTTCTATCATATTTCCTTTAGTAGCTAAACCTAAAGGCGTTTGGCTATTCATGTCCGTAATGTTGACACTAGCACCTCTATCAAGAAGGAGTTTGACTACATTTAACCTACCTGCTTCAACTGCAAGATGCAAAGGCTTTTTATTATCTTTGTCTTGAGATTCAATGTCAGCACCTTCATCAAGAAGAAATCTGACCATATCCAAATTACCCTCTTGTACAGCAAAATGTAAAGGTGTTCCTTGAATCGTTATTTCATTATTAAATTTAGCACCATTACCAATAAGAAGTTTTATTACGTCCCATTTACCTGACTGAGCAGCAGAAAGTATTGGTGTCCAAGCAAACTTGTCTTGAACTTCAATATTAGCACCTCTATTAAGAAGAAATTGAACCATATCTAAATTATTCCCTGACGCAGCAAAGTGTAAAAGTGTTTGACCTTCCTTATCTTGAGCATCAATATTAGCACCTTTATCAAGTAAGAGTCTTACTATGCTCCATTTACCTGATTGAGTAGCAAGAAATATTGGTGTGTACCCAAATTTATCTTGAACTTCAATATTAGCTCCTCTATCAAGAAGAAGTTTAACCTTATCAAATTCACCAGCCTCGGAAGCAAGATGCAACAGTGTTCTGTCAAGTTTACCTTGAGCATTTATGTCTCCACTGTTTGGAACCTCTGAATGTATAAAACTCCCTTGTGAATTAACAATAGAACTCACATTATTTAATTTATCAATACTATCTGAATTACGTATTTTATCTATTTCGTTACTTAATAATATTTCTTTGTCAGCAAATTTTATAGATAATGTTTCCATTTTAGGTTCTTTATAGAAATCTTTAAAATGTATAATACACAACTCACTTGCTTCTATATCAGCATTAAAGGCATTGGTAACTATCAAATCATATTTATCATGAAGATAGGCATACTGCCCTGCTTTTTTAGATATGATTAGTTTATTCTTTTCTTCCACGTCTTGAGGTGTTACTACAATAATTTTCTCATCAGAAATAAAGAACGAAGACTTTAAACCTAAACCATCATCTATTTCCACAGGGGCATTATCAAAAATAATTTGTAATTTTTTATACCACTTATTTATAAGTGCATCTTTCAGCCTAACTGTTATTACATCTTGCCGCAAGTCGGTGGCTGATATAGATAACTTAATTAATAAATCACTTTTGCCTTTAATAACTGTTGGTATCGGTTTTATACTCAAATCCCTATTTATCTGCTGCACCAACTGATGTAGGTCTAATGTACTTCTTAAACTTTTCTTTCCATTAGCATCATCATTAATCACTACTTCTTGAATAGGGAAGTTTTCAATATCAAGTGTTTCATGACCTGAAGTAATTGCACATACATCGTTTCCGCTTAGAACAATATTTCTTCTCCCACTTGCATTGAGTTCACTACATACATCTCTCCTCATAGAATCCGCAGCATTGCTTCTCCCTCTATTATTTAAATAACTATCTAAATCTAACTTATTTTTTGACTGATTTAAAAAGGTGTGCCTTTCAACATCTTCAACCATAGCAGATATTCTACTTGATATTTGTTGACTATCTTCTTCAGTCAATACCGACTTATAGTCTACCACAGTTTGATTATAACCATTTGACTCTTGTATACTACGCCTACTGCGAGTAGATCCACAATTTTCAAACTTCCACTTAAATTGACCACCCTTTCCATTTGAAGACCAGGTAAACACATAACGCCTTTCATCGTCAAATTGGAAATTAGAAGCACTATTAGGTGAATATAAGTACCTTCCATACTCAACATTCCGTAGATACACATTATCGCCATTAAGCTCAACTTTCCACTTACCATTGTCACCTTTGAAGACCAGGTAAACACATAACGCCTTTCATCGTCAAATTGGAAATTAGAAGCACTATTAGGTGAATATAAGTACCTTCCATACTCAACATTCCGTAGATACACATTATCGCCATTAAGCTCAACTTTCCACTTACCATTGTCCATCTTTGAAGACCAGGTAAACACATAACGTCTTTCATCGTCAAATTGGAAATTAGAAGCACTATTAGGTGAATATAAGTACCTTCCATACTCAACATTCCGTAGATACACATTATCGCCATTAAGCTCAACTTTCCACTTACCATTGTCCATCTTTGAAGACCAGGTAAACACATAACGTCTTTCATCGTCAAATTGGAAATTAGAAGCACTATTAGGTGAATATAAGTACCTTCCATACTCAACATTTTTAATACATACCGCTGATGAAAATACTGCATTTCTGACTGATTCTGGTAATTTGTTTTTTAGCCTTTCAAGATCAGATTTCTCTTCTGAACTGACCCTAGGCATTTTCATGGTCTCTCTAATAGAGTAAGCTAATTTAAACATTGCACCATCATTCTCTGGTATTTTGTCAAACATAGCTACGTAACCTGGAATAAACTGACTAATATAATGGTGACTGCCTATAAACTTTAATATTCCTTCTATACCTACACTCGAATATGTGCGATTTACAGCTTCTTTAATTGCTTCACCAAATAAATTTTTATCAAAATTATATACCTTATTCACAAACTCAATGGTTGAAGCACTACGACCATTCAGCATACCATCCTTTAGCGCCCTTTCTGCTTCACTTTTTATCGAACCTCTTAAACTGCTTATACAAGACTCCACCAATCTTTTTGTATCGGATGGAATATTCGCTTGGTTAACAACTTCCTCCTTTAAAAATTTAATCTGTTCTATTTTAAATGAGTTGTTACTTTCAGCTTTAATCCTATCACAAAGAAATGTGATTATACCTAAATTACCATTATAAGCAGCTAAGTACAGAGGTGTTCTACCATTGTACTTAATCTTGATATCTGCACCTCTATCAAGGAGAAGCTTAACTATATCCAACTGCTTGGCTTCCTCAATAACCAAATATAGAGGCGTCTTACCCTTTTTACTTTGAATGTCAACCTTAGCACCTTTATCTATAAGAAAGCTAACCATATCAAGATTGTCGTAGTGAACAGCATAGTGTAAAAGCGCCCAATTATCACCGTTGCAACTAGTTAAGGCATTAATGTCACCTTTCTTTTTTAAAAACGGTTTAAATATACTTTGGCTTAATTCCACATTACCGTTATAAACAGCATAATTCAAAGCCGTCCAGTTTTGTGAACACTGAATTTTATGTTCAACATCAGCAGCCTTACTTTTTTTAGCAGTCTTATCAAGGAGAGTTTCAACTTCATCCCATTTACCTTCATCAACTGCTGTGCTTACCAATGGTTTTAATACCCTCAATCCTGAAGTTATCATCCACTTATTGCACTGATCTATTATGTTTGAATCATAACCATTCAGCAAAAGGTTGTTTTCTAACTTTTCAAGCAATATTAAAATCTGATTACTACTTGGCGTTTTATTTTTTAATTCCTCAATTTGCTCTAAACTACAGGAATTTTCTGTAAATCTAACCCGGTCTTGCAGTGAAGGAAAACCAAGACACTGATGTACTGGATCTCTATTTCCTCTTTCAAAATCATCAACTGACATTAAACATTTAAAGTCGTTTTCTACTTTCAGAGTATATTTATCCCTATTTTGATAATTTTCTGAAGCTTTACGAATTAAATACTGTATTTTTCCTACCTCAGATAAGCTAAATCCACCTAATTTACGGAGTGTTATTGGTTCTAAGCCTAGATCAAATTCTAATGTAGAGATTCTATAAGATTCAGAATTATCCCAATTTCTTACGTTAATCGTATGGTTGGACCTCTTATCACGAAATATCAAATCTTTACCACTACTGAAAACTTCTACCTGATCCGGAATAATATTTTTTAGTACCATTACTCCCATGCGTTCCTCATCCTGTTTTACAGGAACAGAGATATTTTTTTCTAACTTTTGATTGTGCTGAATAATACTAGTAGAGTTACTAAAGTCCTCATTATATTCTTTTACAGTTCTTTCATAATCATCTCTGAGTTTATCTTTATACTCCATTGTATCATCAACATCCTCTAATAAGCTAGGAGATGGCACAAAATCATTGTTATTCCATAGAGAGTAAGAAATATTTTCCCATTTACTTCGATCAGTGTAAAATCCTTCTATTCTAATAATAAAGGGAATTTCATTTTTTCTTATTAATAAAAGATCATCTTCATTTTTATATTTTTCAATATCTTTAAGATTAGAATCAATCACCACATAATCGCCTTGAAAATCCCCAGATAACCAAAACCTAATCTGAGTTTGTGTAGCTTGTAAAAAAGGAATTAGTTCACCATCTTCCATAGAAGAATCAACACATGACGTTGATTGTACATGAGGAATAAAGGTTTCTCCTTTGCTATTCATAACCACAAGGTGTCTATAATTGTTACTCTTTAGATAATTTTTTATTTGAATATTAGTATTATTATAATTGAGGTGTACATCACACCCCTTCATCAGAAATTTCATTGGAACTTCTCGCATAAATATTGTATCTAGCTTTCCATCCTCTGAATTATTATCAATTTTAACTTCTCTATTATTTACACTGTCACCAATAACATATATATCATTTCCTTTTCCACCTCTAGCAAACATAGTACCTTGATCAAAGTTTATTATATCATCTCCTGAAGAACCAAAAACCATATGTGGAACTACACTACTATCTTGACCTTGTATTTTTCCTCTAATAACACCCAAAACTTTATAATCCTTATTATTGTTTAGAATCTTTTTGTAATGATTTTCAACATCCTTAAAATTATCTAAAGAATGTTCTGAATGTAATTCAAATGAATTAATCTTTATAGTTGATGAGCCTGATCTTTCAATCTTAGGAACAATATTACTACCATTTCTATCTATTAGTAAAAAGTGAGGCTTATTACTGCTTTGCTCGACGTAATTTTTTATATCGAGAGTAAATTGATTATTTTGACCAAAATTTATTTTCAAAGATAAAGTATTACTGCTTGTAGAATAAGTGATTTGATCACAATCACCTAATAAATCGATTTCCGGAAAAATTATAGTTCCTGTTCCATCTACATCAATTTCTGAATATAAACTCCTACCTTTATAATCTGCACTTTTTACGTAAAAAGTATAATTGCTCTTTCCACCCTTGACTGTAGTATACGGTGAAATAATTACTTTTTTGCAATTTTCGACTATATCTTTTTCGTTCTTGTTAGAACCACCACCACTATCTATGATAACGTCACGACCATCGGTTCCTGTAAAGTGCTCAGAGTAACCCATGCACAAAACCTTATCCACCTTGTTCTTCCTTCCAACATAGTAATAGTTAAAGACGCCATTATTATCAATTTGATCATCGATTAGCCAACGACCATTTACTCTTGCCTTTAATGACCCAGAGGCATTAGGCTTAAAACGATAATTAACATTCACTTCTATAACTTTATCTTTCAATTGGCTTAAATCAAGTATATTAATGGAGTTACTTCCACCAATAATTTTACCTGAAAAGTCAATGTTGTT contains:
- a CDS encoding ankyrin repeat domain-containing protein, translated to MQPKKKLNPNSCVKQGGRSRRSISYCLFAKDDVEKFSKGKVDEDNVDKVIVDSEKFLTYVKSSKDEAKNAQLIEFVGDKNIEGDYKYLLDKVVGDQGYERYVQNERIKDLQGDVLQQNSGLTKNPKLKSRLMNAAGGIQLIRGIHGAIVSCKDGTATDCGLNLGGIGWSFASQPIENVMVKITPRVVTSAEKVIGKIIPGTLGKQTKFAVRVAGVKFGSTIVKGVAGAVGGVFDIIDIGISANNLVDCKNRESSDNPCGEKEIRDNIASISFSTVSFVSGVALTALSMPGIGIAVGVALMVASGVYSGVSNIVEYEKKHDTTHDENWRIFWHTVAFQPIPEDVQHLAARKEMVNSLTKEAWQALNNSPNSTVAYGIGFGKVSGNTLRPDYAKILMNKEERANTRSLSRVIPHRIEDASRICLPQVTDQDYEKEGTKNSFDFASYYCKNSMVISHDNRVKGKQKDKTIVYDLSNVNKGTVVGNNEWSNNFLIDSGTAEITGGNKVVNRFVVNNIDFSGKIIGGSNSINILDLSQLKDKVIEVNVNYRFKPNASGSLKARVNGRWLIDDQIDNNGVFNYYYVGRKNKVDKVLCMGYSEHFTGTDGRDVIIDSGGGSNKNEKDIVENCKKVIISPYTTVKGGKSNYTFYVKSADYKGRSLYSEIDVDGTGTIIFPEIDLLGDCDQITYSTSSNTLSLKINFGQNNQFTLDIKNYVEQSSNKPHFLLIDRNGSNIVPKIERSGSSTIKINSFELHSEHSLDNFKDVENHYKKILNNNKDYKVLGVIRGKIQGQDSSVVPHMVFGSSGDDIINFDQGTMFARGGKGNDIYVIGDSVNNREVKIDNNSEDGKLDTIFMREVPMKFLMKGCDVHLNYNNTNIQIKNYLKSNNYRHLVVMNSKGETFIPHVQSTSCVDSSMEDGELIPFLQATQTQIRFWLSGDFQGDYVVIDSNLKDIEKYKNEDDLLLIRKNEIPFIIRIEGFYTDRSKWENISYSLWNNNDFVPSPSLLEDVDDTMEYKDKLRDDYERTVKEYNEDFSNSTSIIQHNQKLEKNISVPVKQDEERMGVMVLKNIIPDQVEVFSSGKDLIFRDKRSNHTINVRNWDNSESYRISTLEFDLGLEPITLRKLGGFSLSEVGKIQYLIRKASENYQNRDKYTLKVENDFKCLMSVDDFERGNRDPVHQCLGFPSLQDRVRFTENSCSLEQIEELKNKTPSSNQILILLEKLENNLLLNGYDSNIIDQCNKWMITSGLRVLKPLVSTAVDEGKWDEVETLLDKTAKKSKAADVEHKIQCSQNWTALNYAVYNGNVELSQSIFKPFLKKKGDINALTSCNGDNWALLHYAVHYDNLDMVSFLIDKGAKVDIQSKKGKTPLYLVIEEAKQLDIVKLLLDRGADIKIKYNGRTPLYLAAYNGNLGIITFLCDRIKAESNNSFKIEQIKFLKEEVVNQANIPSDTKRLVESCISSLRGSIKSEAERALKDGMLNGRSASTIEFVNKVYNFDKNLFGEAIKEAVNRTYSSVGIEGILKFIGSHHYISQFIPGYVAMFDKIPENDGAMFKLAYSIRETMKMPRVSSEEKSDLERLKNKLPESVRNAVFSSAVCIKNVEYGRYLYSPNSASNFQFDDERRYVFTWSSKMDNGKWKVELNGDNVYLRNVEYGRYLYSPNSASNFQFDDERRYVFTWSSKMDNGKWKVELNGDNVYLRNVEYGRYLYSPNSASNFQFDDERRYVFTWSSKVTMVSGKLSLMAIMCIYGMLSMEGTYIHLIVLLISNLTMKGVMCLPGLQMERVVNLSGSLKIVDLLAVGVVYKSQMVIIKLW